A window of Choristoneura fumiferana chromosome 8, NRCan_CFum_1, whole genome shotgun sequence contains these coding sequences:
- the LOC141430626 gene encoding uncharacterized protein gives MEWHTTESGKYRIESLSAATFPGALKVIREAFFQDEAVCIGTEIHKDPEAIEELLELCASAALDGVSLVAVAVDSGDVAAVTFNCLQVASDSTEKTFLDLFEERNTRPSCLSLVHFIKDVEGRCNFFEKYHADCCLDITWLAVLREHRGRNLATLLCKLSVDLAKKLRDGPVSTFTVKDCGPKFAYLKTRDVTDKVPTVCTSIWSSEFTRRIGKKMGFKVEVSVPMSQFVFNGKSYADRLGDESAFSELVALELA, from the exons ATGGAATGGCATACTACGGAATCAG GAAAATACAGAATAGAATCGCTGTCAGCTGCAACCTTTCCTGGTGCATTAAAA GTAATAAGAGAAGCATTCTTCCAAGATGAGGCTGTTTGTATTGGGACAGAAATCCACAAAGATCCAGAAGCCATTGAAGAGCTGTTAGAGCTATGCGCAAGCGCTGCCCTGGACGGCGTGTCGCTGGTTGCTGTGGCGGTTGACAGCGGAGACGTCGCTGCTGTCACTTTTAATTGCCTTCAG GTTGCCTCGGATTCTACTGAGAAAACGTTTCTGGACCTTTTCGAAGAACGCAACACGCGTCCTTCATGCCTTTCTCTTGTTCACTTCATAAAAGACGTCGAAGGAAGATGCAATTTCTTTGAAAA GTACCACGCAGATTGTTGCCTTGATATAACGTGGCTCGCAGTACTTCGGGAACACAGGGGTCGTAACCTTGCTACACTTTTGTGCAAATTGTCAGTAGACCTCGCTAAAAAATTAAGAGACGGTCCAGTTTCAACTTTCACTGTTAAGGATTGTGGACCAAAGTTCGCATATTTGAAGACTCGTGACGTTACAGATAAAGTGCCTACAGTTTGCACATCGATATGGTCATCAGAATTTACACGAAGGATTGGAAAGAAAATGGGGTTTAAAGTTGAAGTCAGCGTACCAATGAGCCAGTTTGTTTTTAATGGGAAATCTTATGCAGATAGATTGGGTGATGAATCAGCATTTTCGGAATTAGTAGCTTTAGAACTGGcttga
- the LOC141430625 gene encoding uncharacterized protein has product MNSLSHNLLIALTSVCSASDTNSNMEWHTAESGKYRIESLSAATFPGALRVIREAFCQDEAVSIGSEVNKDPAAIEELLELCADAALDGVSLVAVAVDSGDVVAVSFNKLQVASSDSSEKTFFEVFVEERCNRPSSRSLIQFMSNVDARCNLFEKYQAECSLEIMFLATLREHRGHNLGTILCKLSIDLAKKLKEGPVANMSLTDLGPKFSHMKPREVTKIVPKICQAIWTGEATQKIGRKLGFKVEVKAMMSEFIYNGKTYADRLGDQSSFSELASIVLD; this is encoded by the exons ATGAACAGTTTATCGCATAATTTGCTCATAGCGTTGACGTCTGTGTGCAGTGCAAGTGATACTAATTCAAACATGGAATGGCATACGGCTGAATCAG gaaAATACAGAATAGAATCACTATCAGCTGCAACGTTTCCCGGCGCATTAAGA gtGATAAGGGAAGCGTTCTGTCAAGATGAAGCTGTGTCTATTGGGTCAGAAGTGAACAAAGATCCAGCCGCCATAGAAGAGTTGTTAGAGCTGTGCGCAGACGCAGCCCTAGATGGCGTATCGTTGGTCGCTGTGGCCGTTGACAGTGGAGACGTCGTTGCTGTGTCCTTCAATAAATTGCAG GTTGCGTCTTCCGATTCAAGCGAGAAGACATTTTTCGAGGTTTTCGTAGAGGAACGTTGCAATAGACCGTCATCTCGCTCCCTCATTCAGTTCATGAGCAATGTTGATGCAAGATGCAATTTATTTGAAAA ATACCAAGCGGAATGCAGTTTAGAAATAATGTTTTTAGCTACTCTTCGAGAACATAGGGGTCACAATCTTGGCACGATACTTTGTAAATTGTCAATAGACTTAGCAAAAAAGCTAAAAGAAGGCCCAGTTGCAAACATGTCTCTTACGGACTTAGGACCAAAGTTCTCTCATATGAAACCGCGTGAAGTAACGAAGATAGTGCCAAAAATTTGTCAAGCAATATGGACAGGGGAAGCAACACAAAAAATTGGAAGGAAACTTGGTTTCAAAGTAGAAGTAAAGGCAATGATGagcgagtttatttataatggaAAAACGTATGCTGATAGATTGGGTGATCAATCATCATTTTCAGAACTTGCTTCAATTGTTTTAGATTAG